Proteins from a genomic interval of Chanos chanos chromosome 3, fChaCha1.1, whole genome shotgun sequence:
- the dcun1d3 gene encoding DCN1-like protein 3 — translation MGQCVTKCKNPTSSLGSKSGEKDSGKSHGKKGVSPGGGHKDESCAKASADLMFNGTKATEVMAETALTPPPASSSTAIATSTSAESRREGPGQEGEGLSLVKIEEMFLLYKDEHEDAILEEGMERFCSDLQVDPAEFKVLVLAWKFQAATMCRFTRREFVEGCKAIHADSIEGICDRFAGLLAESRSEDNFKDLYRFTFTFGLDADEGQRSLQRTIAIALWRLVFTLDTPPVLERWLDFLSENPCGIRGISRDTWNMFLNFTQSVGADLSNYSEDEAWPSLFDAFVEWETERRRREEERTRAEEEEEEGSETPPTTDSLGAEP, via the exons ATGGGGCAGTGTGTAACTAAATGTAAGAATCCAACGTCCTCTCTGGGCAGTAAGAGTGGAGAGAAGGACTCTGGTAAATCTCATGGCAAGAAGGGCGTGTCCCCAGGGGGAGGGCACAAGGATGAGTCGTGCGCCAAGGCGTCGGCCGACCTGATGTTTAATGGAACCAAAGCGACGGAGGTTATGGCAGAAACTGCTCTGACTCCGCCTCCTGCCTCATCATCTACGGCCATTGCAACGTCAACGTCTGCGGAGAGTCGAAGGGAGGGGCCTGGGCAGGAAGGGGAGGGGCTTTCTCTAGTGAAAATCGAGGAGATGTTTCTGCTCTATAAGGATGAGCATGAAGACGCTATTCTGGAGGAGGGGATGGAGCGGTTCTGTTCTGACCTGCAAGTCGACCCGGCAGAGTTCAAAGTCCTGGTTTTGGCCTGGAAATTTCAGGCTGCCACTATGTGCAGGTTCACCAG GAGAGAGTTTGTGGAGGGTTGTAAGGCAATCCATGCTGACAGTATTGAAGGGATCTGTGATCGATTTGCTGGCCTGCTGGCTGAGTCGCGCTCCGAGGACAATTTTAAAGACCTGTATCGCTTCACCTTCACCTTTGGCTTGGATGCAGAtgagggtcaaaggtcactgcAGCGTACAATCGCCATAGCGCTGTGGAGGCTTGTCTTCACCCTGGACACGCCCCCAGTGCTGGAACGCTGGCTGGACTTCCTGTCGGAAAACCCGTGTGGAATCCGTGGTATCTCTCGTGACACGTGGAACATGTTCTTAAACTTCACGCAGAGCGTGGGCGCGGACCTGAGCAATTACAGTGAAGACGAAGCCTGGCCCAGCCTTTTCGACGCCTTCGTGGAGTGGGAAACAGAGCGACGgcgaagagaggaggagaggacacgggcggaggaggaggaggaggagggatcAGAGACTCCACCCACTACGGACAGTCTGGGGGCGGAGCCCTGA